From the Hordeum vulgare subsp. vulgare chromosome 1H, MorexV3_pseudomolecules_assembly, whole genome shotgun sequence genome, the window GGCTAGAGCCGTCGCGTCCGTCTCCACCAACTCTGTGGTCCCGCATGAGCACGAGCGGCGCCGCCGCGACTGGGATGAGcagcggcgccgccgccgccgccgcctcccgcgtCTTCCGCCTCCACTCCCGTCGTGGTCTTCACCTCGACCTCCGTCGTCGCACATCGATGCTGCTACTGGTGTGCTGCTGCCTTCTGCCTGTCGCCGGTTGTCCACGGCATCGCAGATCCCATCAAGCGACGGCAGCGCCGCCCTGGATCCCGTCCCACCATCATCTACTTTGTTAGAATAAATCCGAGGTACCGGTCGAGGAACAAGCAATCACAGCACGATGACGACACCGAAATTTGTTAACAAGGTTCGACGAACTCGTCTACTCTCCGAGGCAATAACTACAGACGCTCCTTCCCGAGATACCGCAACACCGGCCACCCGGGCGCCGGCACAAGCCGCCGGCTCCCCCTTGCGAGTCTGTCGCTCTCTAGTCGTCTTAGGTTACAACATGGGGTGCCTCCTCATATATAAAAGACCAAGGGTACGACGTGTCCGACTACGACACTACATGTATCCTACCCACACTACAACATCAAGTCCATATGTAACCCAACTCGTAcatcaatattcgacacaactctaacaaactccaccttgacGAATATTTTCCACCACTTTGAATTTGTCCGTGCATCAAACTTCCATGTACTCCGGACTTGTGTTGTCTTCTTCGTAGCTTACCGAGAGCTACCCGACGAGTCTGCTCCAGACCCGACGCCTCCGTGGGAACCTGCTGCTACTTCTGCAACTTCAGTATCCGTGACTCCACCTACAATAGTGCTTCCTTGCAACTTGTAAAGATGCGAAGCCGTCCTCGCTCCAATCATCACTGTCACCTCATCTTCCATGATTTCCATGGTCTTCTTATCCCGATCACAACGGAATACCATACCACCATCATGAAGAACTTCAAGCGAAATTAGATTTTTCCTTAGCCCTGGTACATGCCTGACTCCCCGAAGCATCCGCTCAACTccgtcaaacatcttgattttaaTGTCACCTACTCCAGCAACACGATAACCAGTGTCATCGCCCATATAGGCCAAACCAAAATCACCAGACTTGTACGAAGAGAACCACTCCTTGTTGGGTGTCGCATGAAAAGAGCAAGCTGAATCCAACATCCACGCTTCACTTTTGGTTGACCGCCTGTCTGATACTACGAGGGTATCACTACTGCTGTCTGAGTCATTACCATGAATTGCCATATTAGCACTTGACCCACCATTGAGCTCTGGACAGTCCCTTTTAATATGTCCCCTCTGCTTACACTTGTGACActgtattttctttttcttgttcttgttcttccctgCCTCATATCCCTTCCGCCAATCTTCACCCTTGACTAGCAAACCTTCACCATGAGAGACTTCCACCGCATTCTTCTTTCTCATATGATAAGATAGCAAGGCCGCGGTAATATCCTCATTCTTGACGGTCTCCTTGCCGTGCGTCAAAGTAGTAATCAAATGGTCATAGGATGATGGCAATGAACAAAAAAGCAGAATTGCCCTATCCTCGTCGTCAATCATCGCGCCCAAGCGTGCTAGATCCGTCACCACTTGATTAAAGGCGTTCATATACTCCACAAGATCCGACCCCTCCTGCATCTTCATCCCATACAACTTTTGCTACAGATACACCTTGGTCGTCGCAGTCTTGGACATAAATTGACTCTCCAGCTTCTCCCAGATCTTCTATGGCAAATTCTCATCCATCACATGATAAATAACCTGGTCCGACAGACACAACAGTATAGTTCCGGCTGTCCTCAACTGTAACTCCTCCCAGTCCTCAGCCTCCATCTTAGCCGGCTTGGCTTCCTGCAATAACGCCTTCAAACATCCCTGTTGTGCCAACAAATCTTTCACCCTTGTCTGCCATAACCCAAAGCTTCCAGTCCCGTCGAACTTCTTCACCTCAAACCTGGTACCCACTGACGTCCTGGTTCTTTGTACGGCTGACTGTGTGAAAAAAAAATCCCAGCCGCCGCTGTTTTTAACTTACATGCGTACGAGTTCAAAACAAACCCGGCTTCCTGGCTGTACACGAGTTCACCTGGGACTCGGTCCCCTTTTCTTTCCAAAACAAATCTCCTATCGTACGAGTTGATCAGGACTCGGCCTCCTGCATGCAGGCCTCCCAGGACTCGGTCCTCTGCATGCAGCCTTGTCCGTTCTCGGTCCTTCCTGCATGCAGCCTTGTCCGTTCTCTGCATCAGCCTCCACGCCAGCTTGGGCAACCGACGATAAGGCCGCACCAGGCCACCTAGCCTCTGCTCGTACTTCCGATTACCAGCGTAGAAGCATCCACCACCACGAGTGATCCATCTTGATGAATTCTACTCCACCTCTAGATCAATAACCACGGCCTCTTCGAACCTTATTCATGATACCACTTAGAATAAATTCAAGGTACGCGGTCGATCCATCGAGGAACAAGCAATCACAACACGATGacaacaccgagatttgttaacgaggttcgacGAACTCGCCTACTCCCCGGGGCAATGACTACGGACGCTCCTCCCCGCGATACCGCAACACCGGCCATCCGGGCGCCGGCACAAGCCGCCGACTCCTCCTTGCGAGCATGTCGCTATCTAGTCGTCTTAGGTTACAACGTGGGGTGCCTCCTCATATATAAGAGACCAAGGGTACGACGTGTCCGACTACGACACTACATGTATCCTACCCACACTACAACACCAAGTCCATATGTAATCCAACTCGTAcatcaatattcgacacaactctaacatacTTTCGCTCCACAACCAGTGTGCCTCGTTGACCCCGCCGTGCAGCCATCTCCTCATCCTGCCTGCAACTTGAGGCTATTTCTGCTTCAAGAGGAAAAGGGGAAAGTGGATCGAGAGAGTGAAAGagaggagagactgaagaaaaAGTGGTCCGGTCGGTCGCTCGTTCGGGCTTGACCATGCGGCACCAAACGCCTTGCTTCGTTTATTTAGAGTTTTTTTTCATTCATATCATGAATCGGTACAATGAAGTTGATCCTTACAAGCATACTGAAACGCAAACACGGAGGACCTTGAACACCTAAAGTACCTAAGACAACCATAACAAAAGGATCTCCGAAACCCTGTGTCATCATCCCTGAATCTTGAGGGAAGACCCTTGCAGCAGAAGGATCTGCAACCAGTCGCAAGCAGGTCATCTTCTTCGACCATGGTATAATTGTCGCCACGCTGTTTCCTCCTTACTTGACACCAGCGATGAGAGGGTATGGACATCAATCCAACACACCTACGACAGCCGTCGCCATCTTTGGCTTTGAATACCGCGAAAAGTGTCCCTTTCGGATGGAAGAGAACTCGAGTCATCCGACCGGTCCAGCACCGCGGCCGGGCCATCCGCCCGGACAAAGCAGGATTTCCcaccagcatcaacacacaggaaTGAGAAGAACAGCAGTAGCAAATCATAccaacaaggaagaagaagggtctTCATCTCCCTGCATCCATCGCCCATCTGAGGACCCAAACGGCCAGTGTCAATGGACCTCCAGCCACCACAGCCCGCGACCTCGACGAGATCCGGGGATCTCGAACCCCGCTGGTTCCTAGACGAAGGCAAAAGCCTCGCCTGACCGTGAACGAAGCCCGGAGAAACTTATTCCGACGCGACACCACCGCAACGGCCTCGACGGTGTCTCCCTCCACCCTCACCCTACCACACACCCACCCAGCGAACATACCCGATGTTCCCCCTCCCTCCCATCGCCGGAGCGGCCGACGGAGAGAGAGGGAACCGGAGGCGTCATCGACGGCGCGCAAGGGAGCCTTGTCGCCTCACTTGATCGCCTGATGCGATCCTACTTTTTTGGGGGAGTAACCGATGGAGTGGGCAAATAGTGCGTTGATGTGTCACGGACTCGCGCAACAAGATTGGTGATTTGCATTAGACGGTCGATCGGGCGTTCGGGACGAGAGGCTTGAATCCACACGTCCGGACGACGAGCAGTTCCACCACACATGCGCCTTTGGTGACATGGCACGCGAGTCCGTGACATACCCCTTAAAAATTCATGCAACAATCAATGAAAGACAATCCATGCATGTAAACGAGTTTTAAAACCTTAACAGATGCGGCCGCTATCTTTTTGGATTATGTGAGCAACGAGTCGCCGCAAAGATGACCCACACCATTAGGCAATGTACACCATTGAGCAACGAGTCGCTGCAAAGATGATCCACACCATTATATTCAGGGCGAGAGGCTTGAATCCACACATCCGGGCGACGGGCAGTTTCACCACACATGCGCCTTTGCTAACGTGGCACGCGAGTCCGGAAGCTTGAAAATTCATACAACAACCAATGAAAGATAATTCATGCGTGTGGACGGATTTTAAAACCTCTACAGGTATGGGCATTATTTTTTCGATTATGTAAGCAATGAGTCCTCGCAAAGATGACCCACACTATTAGGCAACGTACTGTGCAAATTGCTTAGagaagcgcatgtcacttcattgCTCGTGCAAGAAGGCATGTTTTTTGCGTGTGCCAGTATTCGTAGAAAACCGATAGATTTCTCTACTTCTTGGGAAATTTATTAACTGTACTCCAGTTTTCTTGGCTAGGGGCATTCGGCACGTCGTGGCCAACCCGATTTGTGAGCGATGAGCACACGGGACCGCAAGAACAGAATATGTTCTCTGGGAAACCTGGGGTCGCCGCATCACATATCACGTGGCGGCTCACGGAGTTACGTGATCGCCATCGCCTAGCCCACAGGTCGTCTATCCCGATTCTTCCTTTTCACCTTGGAGCGGAGAGCACACAAACACGTTGCGCCTAAACTTTCCTACGCAAGCAGTACAGTCAAAATCGAACACAAACTCGTACTCCCCAGATACGTTCAAAAGAAAAAGCGATACGAAAATACGTATTTTCGAACATGTGGGGTATTGCGTATGGAAAGTCCAAATCGTGCAGGTACCAACCAAATAATATACCCCCTTCTGGTCACATGGCTGACTGGCGCGCACATGTCCCTGTAGAGTTGGAGTCCGACACAAGTCCACGAGTCCCGCCTGTTCCAACTCAAAAAAACAAAAGGTCTTGCCTCTTCccaccgcaaaaaaaaaaaaatcctagTAAAAAGAAAAAGGTAAAATCTGGACCTGTTCCAGCCAGGCCAAGCTGCCAAAAGTAGGAAGGAGCACAGAGCAAGTTCCCGAGCCTTTCCTTTCTTCCCCGGCCCCCTCCCCGCTCATATAACCCAGCGCGCAATCACCGCACCGGCAAGGCGAGCCACCCACGACGAGGGCACAGATTGCTTTGCTTGCGCAGCCGACCATCGCGACCATGCGGGGCGAGGCGAGGCTGCTCTGCGCGCTGGGCCTGGTGCTGCTCTGCGTGGCGGCGCACATCCAGGGCGCGCACTGCCGCGGCGGGGGACACGGCGGGGGAGCAGGACACGGAGGTGGCGGGGGCCACGCGGGAGGAGGCTCCGGGAGAGGCGGCTCCGGGAGAGGCGGCTCAGGCGGAAGGGCCCGTCCGATCATCGCCGGCGCGGGTGCGGGCGCCCTCGCTGGGGCTGGCGCGGGCGCGCTCGCCGGCAGGGCCGCTTCGGGGTCGCACGGCCGCAGCGCCGCGGGCGAGCCGCACGGCCGTGGCGTCGCCTGGAGGGCCtccggcgccgccgccaccatcgcGGCCGCGGCGCTCGTTCGGTGGCTCTGAGCGGCGTAAATCTCGGTACACACGACTGAATCTACAGTACAAAATTACTAGCTCTGGTAGCGATTCTAGCTGTGGTAGATTGCTGGGTGTAATCCGGGTTTGCAAAAGGATGTAATCCAGGCTGACGAGCGTGAATTAGTAGTGGTTTGGTCGTGCTGGTTTTTAGTTCGCGGTAGCGGCAGAACGCTGGATGCATGTGTAATTATGACGAATTCACTGTACCCTTGAACAGAGCTCTGCGAGGATCTTTTTACTGCGATTAGTTCATATGATgttatatattatttttttgcaCCGGCAAAAAAATATGTTATTTTTCTGTTGGATTTAGAAATCATATTACTATGATGTTTTCTGTTGGATTCCTGTTTTCTGGTGGGCTGTCTCACGCGATGAAAGGGATGGGGTTGAGTAGTcattggccctgtttggatactctaaccgggttagaggttagagttagattctaacacTCAACTAAtcctgaactaactctaacccaagaggtgtttggatgacaGGGTTAGATTGGCAATAAATGCTCTTTCCCAATCATTTGGCTACTATTGTCCATGTTCAGTGTCGGATTTGGTGTGGCCGGTCGTTGTGTGGTTGTGGCGGAACGGCGTGGGGTGGGGTGCTGCACGGCGGCTGGGGTGGGGCGGGGCGGTGCTCCAGCCAGCGGGGCAGGGTGCGGCTGGGCGGGGCGCGGCGCGGCGGTGCTGCAGCCGGCGGGACGGGGCGGGGCgcggcgcggcggccggcgggcggggcgaggtgctgcagccggcggggcggggcgcgacggccggcggggcggggcgcgacggccggcgggcggggcgggATGCAGCCGGCGGGGCGCGACGGGGCGGGGCGCTGCTCGGACGTGGCAGACGGGGCGGTGAGGAGGGAGGGAGCGACGGGAGCGGGGTTAGTGGGAGGGATCTTGTGCGGTTGGAtgtgaattttttttctttcttttttggtcCCCACCGAAGTCTAACCAAAAAAGCACCTGTTGGGTGGGTTAGAGTTTTTGGAtgagttagatgcatctaaccaactctaaccctacCTGTTTAGATTTTTAAGGGTTAGATAGCTCAACTCTAACCCAATCTAACTCTAACACTAGCATCCAAACAGGTCCATTGTCCGTTGCCACTAAAATACAGTAGAACCTTTCATCGTGCTCGTCCCTTTCTCTCGTCTCGACTCGATCGGTTTTCCTTTCGGCCACGTACGGAGATTGTGTTTGGTGGCATCGATCACGCGTCAAGAATCAAGATGGCTTCTGTGTTCTGTACATGTCAGGAATCAATATGCCTGATTGCGCTGTATACAATGCTAGTGCGGCAATTTCTgtgcagttttttttttttttgcggttgTGCGAGAGCACCATCTACCCTCAGAATTGGCAAGAAAATGCATGGAAACCGATCGAGACGACGCTGGAATGTGGACCCCTCTTACGAGTCGTGGTGCTGAAGAAAAATCCCACGCAGCCTATCAACTTCTGCAGGCGTTCTTTTTTCAAAAGGAAAAATCAAATCTGCAGTCATTGGACCCctgtccttttttttttctttgcggGAAATTGGTCCCCTGTCCTTGACAGCGACTCGACTTGGTTTCCCGTCGCCCTCACGGCAACTCCCGTCCAGCGCTCGCGCCCCGTCGAGACGGCTATGTTTCGAGCAGACGAAGCATCGGATCAACGGTtgccaagagaagctcgaacacgAGAAAGGTGATCACGACCTCTCAAAGCATCTAAAGCCCGACTTAACAAATATAACCCTTTATATACCTGCAGACGCGTCTAGTCATTCTTTATTTGTTCATCCATGTAGTTATATTTTTTCTTTATATATTCGATCACGTACACGTGATtgatgaaaaagaaaagatataaaaaataaaaagatcatcCGGATCACGAACCATTGGATCTGACCGCATCGAGCGGCCAAGTTTGCTTTCACCATTGCAACATACACCTAGTTGCAGAATTAATTTTGCACCACAAGTCTTGTTGTAAACTTTTTTACAACAGTTggcttgttgcaaaaaatatctgcaactcgggttttgttgcattttttttgCAACTAGGGTCTTGTTGTGGAAAATTTCTGAAACATAGATTTTGCTGCAAAACATAAACCGGTCGTAAATCATTGCAACATCACATATGTTTCAGAAACACAACCCTAGTTGCAGTAACGTATTTGACGAAGACACGACCCTTATTTGGACGCGTGTCATATAAAGAAGGTGGCGGATGCGGCCATGTTATCCGCGGATGATGGTAAGCTTTTTCCATATTTTTAGGGCGACGCTACGCGTCCGTCGGTGGATTAATAAAAACATCCACCACCTCCTGGACTGTTGGATTGAGCAACAAGTAGTCGTCGGATCTCCCGCGCTATTTTTATGTCTTGCAACATGGATGATATTGCgggaaaacttttgcaacaaaggtgGCGTTGCAGAATTACTATTTTGGTCTTCATCTTTTTTGTAGCATAAATGATGTTGCGGAAGGACTTTTGCAACATGGACAATGTTGCAGATTTTTTACTAGAAATAGTGACGTCGTGTGCGGTGCGAATCGAATGGTGTTGCAAAACGGAGGACTTCTGCAACATGAATaatgttgcagaattttttctccaaaaataatgATGTCGTTTGGGGTGTGAATCGAGAATTTTCTGCAACAGATATGATGCTGCGGGAGGGCTTTTGCAGCAAGACCCTTGTTACAGAAATTATTAGAAAGGACTTTTGCAACATGAATAATGTTGCAGAAATTTTTCGTTGAAAATAATGATGTCGTTTGCGGCGTGAATCGAGAATTTTTTGCAACAGATATGATGTTGTGGGAGGACTTTTGCAACAAGACCCTTGTTGCAGAAATTATAAAAAAGCATCGACCCACTACATCAACGACAGAGGGTGAGAGGGCAGGCTGAAGCGGCGCAGCTAGGCCGTTGGTGGCTGGAGTGGAGTTCGGGTGTGCACGCTCGAGCGACGGCCATGGCTACGGTCATAGGGAGGCGGGAGAGGAGGAGTTAGAGAGGAAAAAGAAGGATAGAGGAAAGGATGGTCAATGACGTCCTCCAATGATCACCTGCGGCATTCACACATGACATGTGTTGAGCGTAGGAGAAGGTGGACGCAGTGAGTATAATCCACCGGTCGACGGAAATCTTTTCCCAAAAAATAAAAGGTGGTCCGGTTGGGGTCACATCCTACGTGGCAGACTGACCAGATGCGCCCGGGCGTGGCTGCGAGCCCTCATATCCTTCATATATTTGTTCACAATATGATGATTCACGGATAACCCGAACGCATAGAAATGATACGAGAGGTCCGGTTGGATaacttttttctctctcttctgtCCAATCACTGACCGGACGCATCCACGGACGTATGTGAGGTCGTTTGAGGCgtttggttgtagatgctctcaaGGACCGTATGCGCACGTCTCTAGAAGGGTCCTGCCTTCAAGTTTCCTAGCGGTGTCAATGAACCAAAACTGGTAAGCATAATTTTTTGCAATTTGCAGTGGAAAAAGTTAACAAATTGGATACAACCGTTTAGCTCTCATGATACAACTAGATATTTGCTGAGTTTTTGTCCTAGCCCTAGAGTTCTCCTGTCCTCCAAACTCCCATCGCCGTGAGTTTACTTCCTTCCGACCACTCATCGCTTCCTTCATTCCCTTCTGTCATGTGCCCCCCTCCTTTTTGGGATGAGTAAAGCGATAACCTGATTGTCTTTTCGGGCTTGATACAGATCgtcgggggagggagggggaggtgtCTAGGATTCAGGGGATCATTTCGAATTCGAGAGTGGTGGTAAGCAAAGTGGCCGAATCTATCTCCCAAGATCGAGAGAAGGAGGATCCTAGCGTGCTGATCGAGCATCTCACCCTTCATGAGGATGAGCTTGATGATATTGTTTTAGAAGATGAGACTGATGCAGTAAGTCGTTAGTCTTGAGATGGCTGTTTACCGACAAACCTTTAGTCAGAGTTGCTTATAACCTGACTCGGGTGGTAGTATGGAGAAGGGTTAATGCAGATATGTTTTGATCCAATTCAATTGTTTGGGAAATTGGAAAAAGGTGATGCAACCTGGTCCGCGGGACTTTTATGGCTTTGCACTAATCTTGGCTGAGTATGATGGGTTCTCCAATCCATAGAAGGTTAAACTTGATAGGCTGGAAACAT encodes:
- the LOC123413348 gene encoding glycine-rich cell wall structural protein 2-like, whose protein sequence is MRGEARLLCALGLVLLCVAAHIQGAHCRGGGHGGGAGHGGGGGHAGGGSGRGGSGRGGSGGRARPIIAGAGAGALAGAGAGALAGRAASGSHGRSAAGEPHGRGVAWRASGAAATIAAAALVRWL